One Mya arenaria isolate MELC-2E11 chromosome 5, ASM2691426v1 genomic window carries:
- the LOC128234374 gene encoding amyloid-beta precursor-like protein, protein MGPLNGQVVLFTVFLCLESGFAYMEALAAHASVGKFEPMVAFICNKPAMHRTVNGWEVDYKQNCTDEPKQILDYCKTVYPDHDIKNAIEVTYKIEIPDWPKFDGPEPEKTGTHKVFPWKCLVEGFESEALLVPQHCIFDHEHDSNMCARPSMWKSRAEKECLSRDMVLESSGMLVLCDLDSFRGVEYVCCPKDDSKTEDSTEDSKTADSEAEEKELDDYLAYLQGYDMEQFSNEHAKFKAAEKAMQKQQHEKVTKMMKKWQDARENVADMRKSDAQGAEQLNKEITERFQRMYKAFEKEGESEKKQLVSLHQQRVQAMFNRKKRVLMTSYKEELESETPSSAKVLSYLKQYIRTEEKDRLHTVNRFEHLRDTDQEEAARVHDSLVRHLKLIDDRITDAVTMLDRNTELRDKIKPEIEQFRHNKFRSLDLTIDDVVMTPKLDSEGETTSEHLPIIDRILDSGDVSSEEHEYTNIKIDDEGLTMQETNQEPAVAHAQSNGASVQGAQASFSEKGSSSASASSVVGLAVGSVSVFIIIVVAVVMLKKRSARQPITHGFVEVDPAASPEERHVANMQMNGYENPTYRYFEVGSGN, encoded by the exons GCTCTTGCTGCCCACGCGAGTGTGGGAAAGTTTGAGCCGATGGTCGCCTTCATCTGCAACAAACCTGCAATGCATCGGACAGTCAACGGCTGGGAGGTCGACTACAAACAGAACTGTACCGATGAGCCTAAACAGATCCTGGATTATTGCAAGACG gTATACCCAGACCATGATATTAAAAATGCGATAGAAGTTACATACAAAATAGAGATCCCTGACTGGCCAAAATTTGATGGCCCCGAACCAGAGAAGACAGGCACACACAAAGTGTTTCCATGGAAATGCCTAG ttgaagGTTTTGAGAGTGAGGCCCTGCTTGTACCTCAGCACTGTATATTTGACCATGAGCATGACTCCAACATGTGCGCACGTCCCTCCATGTGGAAGAGCCGTGCGGAGAAGGAGTGTTTGTCACGTGACATGGTGCTCGAGAGCTCAGGCATGCTGGtgttgtgtgaccttgacagcTTCAGGGGCGTGGAATATGTCTGCTGTCCTAAGG ATGACAGCAAAACTGAGGATTCTACAGAGGACTCGAAAACAGCTGACTCTGAGGCAGAAGAAAAAGAGCTGGACGACTACCTCGCTTATCTCCAAGGTTACGACATGGAACAGTTCAGTAACGAACATGCCAAATTCAAGGCTGCTGAGAAGGCCATGCAGAAACAGCAGCATGAGAAAGTCACAAAG ATGATGAAGAAGTGGCAGGATGCAAGAGAAAATGTTGCTGATATGAGGAAATCTGATGCACAGGGAGCTGAGCAGCTCAACAAAGAAATCACTGAG CGATTCCAGCGTATGTACAAGGCATTCGAGAAGGAAGGAGAGTCGGAGAAGAAGCAGCTTGTATCGCTCCACCAGCAACGTGTGCAGGCCATGTTTAATAGGAAGAAGCGCGTCTTGATGACCTCATACAAGGAAGAACTTGAGTCAGAAACACCCTCC TCCGCCAAGGTCCTAAGCTACCTGAAGCAGTACATCCGTACCGAAGAGAAGGATCGCCTGCACACAGTGAACAGATTCGAGCATCTCCGTGACACAGATCAGGAGGAGGCCGCCCGTGTGCATGACTCTCTCGTCCGACACCTGAAACTGATTGACGATAGGATCACAGATGCTGTCACCATGTTGGACCGAAATACCGAACTCAGAGATAAGATCAAACCTGAAATCG AACAATTCCGTCACAACAAGTTCCGCAGCCTGGACCTCACCATTGATGACGTTGTAATGACGCCGAAACTTGACAGCGAGGGGGAGACCACCTCTGAACACCTGCCCATCATTGACA GAATCTTGGACAGTGGTGATGTAAGCAGCGAGGAGCACGAATACACGAACATCAAGATTGACGATGAGGGTCTAACCATGCAGGAAACCAACCAGGAACCAGCCGTTGCTCACGCACAGAGCAACGGGGCCAGTGTACAGGGAGCACAG GCATCATTCAGTGAAAAGGGGAGCTCAAGTGCCAGTGCCAGCAGCGTTGTCGGTCTCGCAGTTGGCAGTGTTTCTgttttcatcatcattgttgttgcGGTTGTGATGCTGAAAAAACGCAGCGCACGCCAGCCAATCACCCACGGATTTGTCGAGGTTGATCCCGCAGCGTCACCAGAGGAGCGACATGTCGCGAATATGCAGATGAACGGCTATGAGAATCCAACTTACAGATATTTTGAAGTGGGCAGTGGGAATTAG